Part of the Actinomycetota bacterium genome, GCTCGTTCCTCATCAACCGCGAGGAGACGCGCAGCATCCTCGAGGGCGAGGCCGCGCGCAACGACATCTCCGCGGTCACGCAGCTGGTCAACGACGTGCTGCTGCCCAACTACGGATGGCTGCAGTGGGTCATCACCTTCGTCGAGCTCGGCGTCGGCGCGCTGCTCATCCTCGGCCTGGCCTCGCGTGGCGCGGCGCTGGTCGGCCTGGGC contains:
- a CDS encoding DoxX family protein; protein product: SFLINREETRSILEGEAARNDISAVTQLVNDVLLPNYGWLQWVITFVELGVGALLILGLASRGAALVGLGQQLFLQLLYLSSGRWMFEQPHEWVPLLILLLVPAGRVWGLDRRFVHRGVQRLRGFPF